The following coding sequences lie in one Struthio camelus isolate bStrCam1 chromosome 32, bStrCam1.hap1, whole genome shotgun sequence genomic window:
- the LOC138063555 gene encoding antigen WC1.1-like isoform X3, whose protein sequence is MEAEGLLVPQVLWLLLWVQPCRGFVQLVGGDSPCSGRVEIRDGDQWRTVCDSHFDLKAANVICRELQCGTALSVPGAAPFGEGVGPTWDKELQCVGNESFLPSCPRMSLSNQTCTHVNDAGVTCTQYTGFRMVNGSTACSGRVEIQVLGTWGTLCDSRWDIPDAHVLCHQLSCGFAESVRGGGHFGRGTGPVWRDTFHCDGTESHLGQCPVTALGAFPCSHDNDAGVVCSGPSGSLRLMDGGSRCDGRVEMPLHGTWSRVLDDQWDVNDASVVCRQLQCGEAEQAYNPPKPERGRGPVGLRRVQCAGKETRLTLCNTSLPEAALAGIAEDVGVVCSGSRRVRLVNGTGRCAGRVEIYYQGTWGTICDDSWDLSDATVVCRQLGCGVTVQATGSAHFGGGSGQIWLDDVKCSGGEAALWVCPHGGWGQHNCRHKEDAGVVCSEFMALRLENSDGCSGRLQVFYNGTWGSVCSNSMTPDTVSLVCKELGCGDGGFIEINVPSGRVSGPTWLDHVECGKTNSSFWQCPSAPWNPQSCDDQREETHITCNGRQPETSSAPVAKCPNSTSCTEMEKIRAVGGEDRCSGRVEVWHHGSWGTVCDDSWDMKDAEVACRQLGCGPAMSVVGEAVFGEGTGPIWLKQVECRGTELSLWDCWARPGDSDTCQHKEDASVNCSAAPRMMTTSPLRADATQVRARESGRVSVPVVICIILGALLCLLLALLVGQVQSARAQRRGSRRSLEPFSEAVYQEIDYSWAWEKEVWFSHSGSSSERSLTKLQPEARDSEEEDGPGSAPDVPVLPRGDPADGYDDAREVSDPGEDLVPGQGDWEAPREAEEGVGPGEAQRGESLHSRESDRAPGAERAALCLPLMDTGYDDAEEASLAHPHEDTKAVRLDPGAKRSPSPGPGEPTSAMRLGAPGMEERSVQLGEP, encoded by the exons GATTTGTCCAGCTGGTTGGAGGAGACAGCCCCTGCTCAGGACGTGTGGAGATCAGAGATGGAGACCAGTGGAGAACAGTCTGTGACTCACACTTTGATCTCAAAGCTGCCAACGTtatctgcagggagctgcagtgcGGCACAGCCCTGTCCGTCCCTGGAGCAGCTCCCTTTGGAGAGGGGGTTGGTCCCACCTGGGACAAAGAGCTGCAGTGTGTGGGGAATGaatccttcctcccctcctgccccaggatgTCCCTCAGCAACCAGACCTGCACCCACGTGAATGATGCTGGTGTCACCTGCACAC aaTACACAGGATTCAGGATGGTGAATGGCAGCACGGCGTGTTCGGGGCGGGTGGAGATCCAGGTGCTGGGGACCTGGGGAACCCTCTGTGACTCTCGCTGGGACATCCCCGATGCGCACGTTCTCTGTCATCAGCTCAGTTGTGGGTTTGCTGAGTCCGTTCGTGGAGGAGGGCATTTTGGGAGAGGAACCGGCCCTGTCTGGAGAGACACCTTCCACTGTGACGGGACCGAATCCCATTTGGGACAGTGCCCTGTGACTGCCCTGGGGGCCTTCCCATGCTCACATGACAATGATGCTGGTGTTGTTTGCTCAG GGCCTTCTGGATCCCTGCGGCTGATGGATGGAGGGAGCCGGTGTGATGGGCGAGTGGAGATGCCCCTGCATGGGACGTGGAGCAGAGTCCTGGATGACCAGTGGGACGTGAACGATGCCAGCGTGGTGTGCCGGCAGCTCCAGTGCGGAGAGGCAGAGCAGGCCTACAACCCACCAAAGCCGGAGCGAGGGAGGGGCCCTGTGGGGCTGAGAAGGGTCcagtgtgcagggaaggagactcgcCTGACCCTCTGCAACACCTCGCTGCCTGAGGCAGCGCTAGCAGGAATTGCTGAGGACGTGGGGGTGGTTTGCTCGG ggagcCGGCGGGTCCGGCTGGTGAATGGGACGGGGCGCTGTGCCGGAAGAGTGGAGATCTACTACCAGGGCACCTGGGGGACCATCTGCGATGACTCCTGGGACCTGTCTGACGCCACCGTCGTTTGCCGtcagctgggctgtggggtgACTGTGCAGGCGACCGGCTCTGCTCATTTCGGGGGAGGCTCTGGGCAGATCTGGCTGGACGACGTGAAGTGCTCCGGGGGTGAAGCTGCTCTCTGGGTCTGCCCTcacgggggctgggggcagcacaaCTGCAGGCACAAAGAGGACGCAGGAGTAGTCTGCTCAG AGTTCATGGCCCTGAGGTTGGAGAACAGCGATGGCTGCTCTGGGCGCCTGCAGGTTTTCTACAACGGGACATGGGGCAGTGTTTGTTCCAACTCGATGACTCCTGACACCGTGTCCCTGGTGTGCAAAGAGCTGGGCTGTGGAGATGGAGGGTTCATTGAAATAAATGTTCCAAGTGGCAGGGTGTCTGGCCCCACGTGGCTGGATCATGTTGAGTGTGGGAAGACAAACAGCTCCTTTTGGCAgtgcccctctgctccctggaACCCACAGTCATGTGATGACCAACGAGAAGAGACCCACATCACCTGCAATG GGAGACAACCAGAAACCTCCTCAGCCCCAGTGGCCAAGTGCCCCAACTCTACGAGCTGCACAG AGATGGAGAAGATTCGTGCCGTGGGAGGAGAGGACCGGTGCTCGGGCAGAGTGGAGGTTTGGCACCATGGCTCCTGGGGGACAGTATGCGACGACTCCTGGGACATGAAGGATGCCGAGGTTGCATGCAGGCAGTTGGGCTGTGGCCCTGCCATGTCTGTCGTGGGGGAggctgtgtttggggaggggacgGGTCCCATCTGGCTGAAGCAGGTGGAGTGCAGAGGGACGGAGCTATCTCTCTGGGACTGCTGGGCCCGGCCTGGGGACAGCGATACCTGCCAGCACAAGGAAGATGCTTCTGTGAATTGCTCTG cagcacccaGGATGATGACAACATCACCTCTCCGAGCAG ATGCTACCCAGGTCCGTGCGAGGGAGAGCGGGAGAGTCTCGGTGCCTGTTGTCATCTGCATCATCCTGggggccctgctctgcctgctcctggccctcCTGGTGGGGCAAGTGCAAAGTGCCAGGGCTCAGCGCAGAG GCTCGAGGAGGTCTCTGGAGCCCTTCTCTGAGGCCGTGTACCAGGAGATCGACTACAGCTGGGCGTGGGAGAAGGAGGTGTGGTTCAGTCACTCAG GCTCCTCTTCAGAGAGGTCCCTGACCAAGCTGCAACCCGAGGCTagagacagtgaggaggaggatggtcctGGGTCAGCACCAG ATGTCCCTGTTCTGCCCAGAGGTGACCCAGCAGACGGCTATGATGATGCCAGGGAAGTCTCTGACCCTGGGGAGGATCTTGTTCCTGGGCAGGGAGATTGGGAAGCACCTAGGGAAGCGGAGGAGGGAGTTGGACCTGGGGAGGCCCAGAGAG GGGAGAGCCTGCACTCCCGCGAAAGTGACAGGGCCCCCGGAGCCGAGAGAGCTGCCCTATGCCTGCCCCTCATGGACACGGGGTACGATGATGCTGAAGAGGCGTCTCTGGCACATCCCCATGAGGACACCAAGGCTGTGAGACTGGACCCTGGTGCCAAAAGGTCCCCGAGCCCGGGGCCAGGGGAGCCCACCTCTGCCATGCGGTTGGGAGCTCCTGGGATGGAAGAGAggtctgtgcagctgggagagccctGA